A stretch of Fusobacterium periodonticum ATCC 33693 DNA encodes these proteins:
- the nikB gene encoding nickel ABC transporter permease, translating into MVKNNLTNRVLQILVVLFGISFFTFSLTYLSPGDPAEIMLTECGNIPTPELLAQTRAELGLDKPFAEQYCRWAGHVVQGELGKSYSLRVPVVDKIKTAFMPTLKLSLLSLTFMIVISLPLGILAALKVNKWQDYLVRAISFTGLSIPSFWLGLIFLTIFGVMLRWVTVSGGKADFKSMILPAFTLGFAMSAKYIRQVRHTVLEELNKDYVVGARMRGIKESTILIKHVLPNALIPLITLLGLSLGSLLGGTAVIEIIYNFPGMGNLAIKAISFRDYPLVQAYVLLIALIYLVINLIVDFSYKLLDKRVEGAN; encoded by the coding sequence ATGGTTAAAAACAATCTTACTAATAGAGTTTTGCAAATTTTAGTAGTTCTTTTTGGAATAAGTTTTTTCACTTTTAGTTTAACTTATTTATCCCCAGGTGACCCTGCCGAAATAATGTTGACCGAGTGTGGAAATATTCCTACACCTGAATTACTTGCACAGACAAGAGCAGAACTTGGTCTTGATAAACCTTTTGCTGAACAATATTGTAGATGGGCAGGTCATGTTGTACAAGGAGAATTAGGAAAATCTTATTCTTTAAGAGTACCTGTTGTAGATAAAATAAAAACAGCTTTTATGCCAACATTAAAACTTTCTCTACTATCACTTACATTTATGATAGTAATTTCTCTACCATTGGGTATTCTTGCTGCTTTAAAAGTTAATAAATGGCAGGATTATTTAGTAAGAGCAATTAGCTTTACTGGACTTTCTATTCCTAGTTTTTGGTTAGGATTAATATTTTTAACTATTTTTGGTGTAATGCTTCGTTGGGTAACTGTTTCAGGTGGTAAGGCTGATTTTAAATCAATGATACTACCTGCATTTACATTAGGTTTTGCAATGTCTGCAAAATATATAAGACAGGTTAGACATACTGTTTTAGAAGAATTAAATAAAGATTATGTTGTTGGAGCTAGAATGAGAGGAATAAAAGAAAGTACTATCCTTATAAAGCATGTACTACCAAATGCTTTAATACCTCTAATCACTCTATTAGGTTTATCTCTTGGTAGTTTATTAGGTGGAACAGCTGTTATAGAGATAATATATAACTTCCCTGGAATGGGAAATTTAGCTATTAAGGCTATATCTTTTAGAGATTATCCTTTAGTTCAAGCTTATGTACTTCTTATTGCACTTATTTATTTAGTTATAAATCTTATAGTAGACTTTTCATATAAACTACTGGATAAGAGAGTTGAGGGGGCAAACTAA
- a CDS encoding TRAP transporter large permease yields the protein MEKLLPIILLFVLFFLNVPICFALFSSTFFYFIFINTNTYPDLILQVFVNSAQSFPLLAIPFFIMAGAVMNYSGISSRLMGVAEVLTGHMKGGLAQVNVLLSTLMGGISGSANADAAMECKILVPEMTKRGYSKEFSAAITAASSAITPVIPPGINLIIYSLIANVSVAKMFIAGYVPGLAMCISLMITVYFIAKKRGYKPIREKRASSKEIFKVLKDSFWALFLPFGIIMGMRMGFFTPTEAGAIAVVYCILVGFFIYKELKIIYFVDIIKETVYGTSTVMFIIIGATVFGQYLNWERIPHLIGEFLTNFTDNKYMFLVIVNLILLFVGMFIEGGAAMIILAPLLIPTAVSLGIDPVHFGIVMIVNIMIGGLTPPFGSMMFLTCSIVRVEIKDFVKECMPFIITLLIVLIIVTFLPQLILFLPNLI from the coding sequence ATGGAAAAATTATTACCAATAATTTTATTATTTGTACTTTTCTTTTTGAATGTACCTATATGTTTTGCCTTATTTTCTTCAACTTTCTTTTACTTTATATTTATTAATACAAATACATATCCAGATTTAATATTACAAGTATTTGTAAACAGTGCACAATCTTTCCCACTTTTGGCTATACCATTTTTTATAATGGCTGGAGCTGTTATGAATTATTCGGGAATAAGCTCGAGACTTATGGGAGTAGCTGAAGTTCTAACAGGACATATGAAAGGTGGATTAGCTCAAGTAAACGTATTGTTAAGTACTTTGATGGGAGGAATATCAGGTTCTGCAAATGCTGATGCTGCTATGGAATGTAAAATATTAGTTCCTGAAATGACAAAGAGAGGATACTCTAAAGAATTTTCAGCAGCGATAACAGCAGCTTCTTCTGCAATAACTCCAGTTATTCCACCAGGAATAAATTTAATTATATATTCTTTAATTGCTAATGTATCAGTTGCAAAGATGTTTATAGCTGGATATGTTCCTGGTTTGGCAATGTGTATATCTTTAATGATTACAGTTTATTTTATTGCAAAGAAAAGAGGTTATAAACCAATAAGAGAAAAAAGAGCAAGTTCTAAAGAAATTTTTAAAGTTTTAAAAGATTCTTTTTGGGCACTGTTCTTACCTTTTGGCATTATAATGGGAATGAGAATGGGATTTTTTACTCCAACAGAAGCAGGAGCAATAGCAGTTGTTTATTGTATATTAGTAGGGTTCTTTATTTATAAAGAGTTAAAAATAATATATTTTGTGGATATAATAAAAGAAACTGTCTATGGAACAAGTACAGTAATGTTTATTATAATTGGAGCAACAGTTTTTGGACAATATTTAAATTGGGAAAGAATTCCTCATTTAATAGGAGAATTTTTAACAAACTTTACAGATAATAAATATATGTTTTTAGTTATAGTAAACTTAATTTTATTATTTGTTGGAATGTTTATAGAAGGAGGAGCCGCTATGATAATTTTAGCACCTCTTTTAATTCCAACAGCTGTAAGTTTAGGAATAGATCCTGTACATTTTGGTATAGTCATGATAGTAAATATTATGATAGGAGGATTAACTCCACCATTTGGTTCAATGATGTTTCTAACCTGCTCAATAGTTCGAGTCGAGATAAAAGACTTTGTTAAAGAATGTATGCCATTTATAATAACATTATTAATTGTTTTAATAATAGTAACATTTTTACCACAATTAATTTTATTCTTACCAAATTTAATATAA
- a CDS encoding TRAP transporter small permease translates to MKKIFYNLEELIAGFFLIITVTSVVLNVFCRAAGFGTISTSEEIATISFVWSVYIGAVACYKRKMHIGVDMLVQMFSDKGRKIFTIFLDVFLVVINSVILYLCVIFIMNSQEKPTPVLGISSNYLNIALLISFFLMFVHSLNFLYQDIKALKKVGEE, encoded by the coding sequence ATGAAAAAGATTTTTTATAATCTTGAAGAACTTATTGCAGGATTCTTTTTGATAATAACAGTTACAAGTGTAGTTTTGAATGTATTTTGTAGAGCAGCAGGCTTTGGAACAATATCAACATCAGAAGAAATAGCAACGATTTCTTTTGTATGGTCTGTTTATATTGGAGCAGTTGCTTGCTACAAAAGGAAAATGCACATAGGTGTAGACATGTTAGTTCAAATGTTCTCAGATAAGGGTAGAAAGATTTTTACAATATTTTTAGATGTATTTTTAGTAGTAATAAACTCTGTAATATTATACTTATGTGTAATTTTTATAATGAACTCACAAGAAAAACCAACACCTGTTTTAGGTATATCATCAAATTATTTAAATATAGCTTTGCTAATATCATTTTTCTTGATGTTTGTGCATTCATTAAATTTTCTATATCAAGATATAAAAGCTTTAAAGAAAGTAGGTGAAGAATAA
- a CDS encoding C4-dicarboxylate TRAP transporter substrate-binding protein: MKKFRILSLLSVLAFIMLFTACGEKKVAEEKKAEPLEIKVSYIFKENEPTHIAMKEATDAINQRLEGQVKFVLFPNGQLPVYKDGLQQVVRGADFIDVDDLSYIGDYVPEFTALAGPMLYQSYDEYVKLMHSDLVTDLKKKAEEKGIKIISLDFIFGFRSIISDKEIKEPADLKGMKIRVPASKLFIDTLNAMGASAVPMSFSETISALQQNVIDGLEGSYATNYLTKTYELRKNMSLTKHFLGTAGVYISTKVWDKLTDEQKAIIQEEFDKAAENNNKNLVELDKELVKNLEDAGVKINEVNLPEFAKLVEPIYKNIGITEEFYKQLMDEMEKIRTEQK, from the coding sequence ATGAAGAAATTTAGAATTTTATCATTGTTATCAGTATTAGCTTTTATTATGTTATTTACAGCTTGTGGAGAAAAGAAAGTAGCAGAAGAAAAAAAGGCAGAGCCTTTAGAAATAAAAGTAAGTTATATTTTTAAAGAAAATGAACCTACTCATATAGCTATGAAAGAAGCAACAGATGCTATAAACCAAAGATTAGAAGGACAAGTAAAATTTGTATTATTCCCTAATGGACAATTACCTGTGTATAAAGATGGTTTACAACAAGTTGTTAGAGGTGCAGATTTCATAGACGTAGATGATTTAAGTTATATAGGAGACTATGTTCCAGAATTTACTGCTTTAGCAGGACCTATGCTATATCAAAGTTATGATGAATATGTAAAATTAATGCATAGTGACTTAGTTACAGATTTAAAGAAAAAAGCTGAAGAAAAAGGAATTAAAATCATATCACTTGACTTTATTTTTGGATTCAGAAGCATTATAAGTGATAAAGAAATAAAAGAACCAGCAGATTTAAAAGGTATGAAAATAAGAGTACCAGCTAGTAAGTTATTTATAGATACTTTAAATGCTATGGGAGCAAGTGCAGTTCCTATGTCATTTAGCGAAACAATTTCTGCTTTACAACAAAATGTAATAGATGGATTAGAAGGTTCATATGCAACTAACTATTTAACAAAAACTTATGAGTTAAGAAAAAATATGTCTTTAACAAAACACTTTTTAGGAACAGCAGGAGTTTATATTTCAACAAAAGTTTGGGATAAATTAACAGATGAACAAAAAGCTATTATACAAGAAGAATTTGATAAAGCAGCAGAAAATAATAATAAAAACTTAGTTGAATTAGATAAAGAATTAGTTAAAAACTTGGAAGATGCTGGAGTAAAAATTAATGAAGTAAATCTTCCAGAATTTGCAAAATTAGTAGAACCTATCTATAAGAATATAGGAATTACAGAAGAATTCTACAAACAATTGATGGATGAAATGGAAAAAATAAGAACAGAACAAAAATAG
- a CDS encoding glycerophosphodiester phosphodiesterase, with amino-acid sequence MKVFAHRGASGYAPENTLIAIKKAIEMKADGIEIDIQLTKDGKIVVMHDWKVDRTTTGRGYVYELDYDYIKTLDAGQWFTKDFIGETVPTLEEVLDILPKDMMLNIEIKDTARHHTNIEEKMLEVLKKYPDKFENIIVSSFHHDKIKKLQFLEPKLKLALLTDSEFIEIEKYLSSNGLSSYSYHPEINLISKEDVKRLHDRGVKIFVWTVNKEEDLNYLVELGVDGVITNYPDIMKELLS; translated from the coding sequence ATGAAAGTTTTTGCACACAGAGGAGCATCAGGATATGCACCAGAAAATACTCTAATTGCAATAAAGAAAGCAATAGAAATGAAAGCTGATGGAATAGAGATAGATATACAGCTTACAAAAGATGGAAAAATAGTTGTTATGCATGATTGGAAAGTTGATAGAACTACAACTGGTAGAGGTTATGTGTATGAATTAGATTATGATTATATAAAAACTTTAGATGCAGGGCAATGGTTTACTAAAGATTTTATAGGAGAAACTGTACCAACTTTAGAAGAGGTATTAGATATACTTCCTAAAGATATGATGTTAAATATAGAAATAAAAGATACAGCAAGACATCATACTAATATAGAAGAAAAGATGTTAGAAGTTTTAAAAAAATATCCAGATAAATTTGAAAATATAATTGTATCATCTTTTCATCATGATAAGATAAAAAAATTACAATTCTTAGAACCAAAATTAAAATTAGCTTTATTAACTGATAGTGAATTTATAGAAATAGAAAAATATTTATCAAGTAATGGTCTATCTTCTTACAGTTATCACCCTGAAATAAACCTTATTTCTAAAGAGGATGTTAAAAGACTACATGATAGGGGGGTGAAAATATTTGTTTGGACAGTAAATAAAGAAGAAGACTTAAATTATTTAGTTGAATTAGGTGTAGATGGAGTTATAACTAATTATCCTGATATTATGAAAGAATTACTTAGTTAA
- the corA gene encoding magnesium/cobalt transporter CorA: protein MGGIKGGEKLSNSRKLGLMPGSIVYTGENPNYNITITVIYYSKDFHKRETFSSTDKIDIDLKFSGNIWINIDGINDVNLIRDIGQIFDIDALSLEDIANPEQRVKVDDRDRYILIILKMLQMEVLTKDVQYEQLSLIIKKNILITFQETPYDPFEIIRARLETKGARLRGQDVSYLAYILIDIIVDNYLLILDEVENEIDEIENQLIESADKDDLENILALKQNIAILKKFISPVRELISKLQTRSMLNYFHEDMKYYLGDLNDHGIIVFDTVDMLNNRATELIQLYHSMISNTMNEIMKILAIISTIFMPLSFIVGLYGMNFDNMPELRWHYGYYITLGLMASLVGLMIFYFKRKKWF, encoded by the coding sequence ATGGGAGGAATAAAAGGAGGGGAGAAGTTGTCAAATTCAAGAAAATTAGGATTAATGCCAGGGAGTATAGTCTATACAGGTGAAAATCCTAATTATAATATAACAATAACAGTTATATACTATTCAAAAGATTTTCATAAAAGAGAAACTTTTTCATCTACTGACAAAATAGATATAGATTTAAAGTTTAGTGGAAATATTTGGATCAATATAGATGGAATAAATGATGTAAATTTAATAAGAGACATAGGACAGATATTTGACATAGATGCTCTATCCTTAGAGGACATAGCTAACCCAGAACAACGTGTGAAAGTTGATGATAGAGATAGATATATTCTTATAATTTTAAAAATGTTACAAATGGAAGTACTTACAAAAGATGTCCAATATGAGCAACTTTCTTTAATAATAAAAAAGAATATATTGATAACTTTTCAAGAGACACCTTATGATCCTTTTGAAATAATAAGAGCTAGATTAGAAACTAAAGGTGCAAGATTACGTGGTCAAGATGTAAGTTATCTTGCTTATATTCTGATAGATATAATAGTTGATAACTATCTATTAATCTTAGATGAGGTAGAGAATGAAATTGATGAAATTGAAAATCAATTGATTGAAAGTGCTGACAAAGATGATTTAGAAAATATCTTAGCTTTAAAACAAAATATAGCAATTTTAAAGAAATTTATCTCTCCAGTAAGAGAATTAATTTCTAAATTACAAACAAGAAGTATGTTAAATTATTTCCATGAAGATATGAAATATTACCTAGGTGACCTGAATGACCATGGTATTATAGTGTTTGATACAGTAGATATGTTGAATAATAGAGCCACAGAGCTTATACAGTTATATCATTCTATGATTAGTAATACCATGAATGAAATTATGAAAATACTAGCAATAATTTCAACTATATTTATGCCTTTGAGCTTTATAGTTGGACTTTATGGGATGAACTTTGATAATATGCCAGAGCTTAGATGGCACTATGGGTATTATATTACTTTAGGTCTTATGGCAAGTCTTGTAGGTCTAATGATATTTTACTTTAAGAGGAAAAAGTGGTTTTAA
- a CDS encoding glycerol-3-phosphate responsive antiterminator, producing the protein MKIKSILERNPIIPAIKDNITLEKALNSNSEIVFIILANIVNIKEYCDKLREKNKVIYIHIDMIDGLNSTNNGIDYIMNTIKPDGILTTKSNVVAHAYKNNISVIQRFFILDTLSYEKALSNIKENKIVAAEIMPGLMPKVIKKLSQKTYIPIITGGLIKEKEDVINAIKAGALSVSTTETSLWEE; encoded by the coding sequence ATGAAAATAAAGAGTATTTTAGAAAGAAATCCTATTATACCTGCAATAAAAGATAACATAACTCTTGAAAAAGCTTTAAATTCTAACAGTGAGATAGTATTTATTATATTGGCTAATATAGTAAATATAAAAGAATATTGTGATAAATTAAGAGAAAAAAATAAAGTAATATATATTCACATAGATATGATAGATGGATTAAATAGCACAAATAATGGAATAGACTACATAATGAATACAATCAAGCCAGATGGAATACTGACTACAAAGTCCAATGTTGTTGCTCATGCTTATAAGAATAATATAAGCGTGATTCAAAGATTTTTTATACTGGATACTCTTTCTTATGAGAAGGCTTTATCAAATATAAAAGAAAATAAAATTGTAGCAGCAGAAATTATGCCTGGGCTTATGCCAAAGGTTATAAAGAAGCTTTCGCAAAAAACTTATATTCCAATAATCACTGGTGGTTTAATAAAAGAAAAAGAAGATGTAATCAATGCTATCAAAGCTGGTGCTTTATCTGTTTCAACAACAGAAACTAGTTTATGGGAGGAATAA
- a CDS encoding pyridoxal phosphate-dependent aminotransferase, which produces MLAKRYTGKKLVDNIFTTSKKAKQAIKKYGKENVINATIGSLYDEEEKFAIYNVVEKVYRNLPSEDLYAYSTNVIGEDDYLEEVIKAIFYDDYKEELKDLLYIASVATTGGTGAISNTVKNYMDTGDKVLLPNWMWGTYKNIVIENGGKIETYQLFDENGNFNFEDFRNKVLELAKTQKNIVLILNEPSHNPTGFRMTHEEWINLMDFFKSIKDTNLIVIRDVAYFEYDDRSEEETKSLRRLLVGLPKNVLFMYAFSLSKSLSIYGMRIGAQIAVSSSEEVIQEFKDAISFSCRTTWSNVPKGGMKLFETIMKNPELKTEFLKEKQAYIDLLKERANIFLTEAKEVNLDILPYKSGFFVTIPIGETIDKVIEDLESQNIFVIKFDKGIRIGICSVPKRKIVGLAKKIKEAIEKSK; this is translated from the coding sequence ATGTTAGCAAAAAGATACACTGGAAAAAAATTAGTTGACAATATATTTACAACAAGTAAAAAAGCAAAACAAGCTATTAAAAAATATGGTAAGGAAAATGTAATTAATGCAACTATTGGTTCATTATATGATGAAGAAGAAAAATTTGCTATATATAATGTGGTTGAAAAAGTATATAGAAATTTACCTTCTGAAGATTTATATGCCTATTCTACAAATGTAATAGGAGAAGATGATTATCTTGAAGAAGTTATAAAAGCTATTTTCTATGATGACTATAAGGAAGAACTAAAGGATTTGCTATATATAGCTTCTGTCGCAACTACTGGAGGAACAGGTGCTATATCAAATACTGTAAAAAATTATATGGACACTGGGGATAAGGTATTACTTCCAAATTGGATGTGGGGAACATATAAAAATATTGTTATTGAAAATGGTGGGAAAATAGAAACTTACCAATTATTTGATGAAAATGGAAATTTTAACTTTGAGGACTTTAGAAATAAAGTTCTAGAGTTGGCAAAAACACAAAAAAATATAGTTCTTATACTAAATGAACCTAGCCATAATCCTACAGGATTTAGAATGACTCATGAAGAATGGATAAATCTTATGGATTTTTTTAAAAGTATAAAAGATACAAATCTAATAGTTATAAGAGATGTGGCATATTTTGAATATGATGATAGAAGTGAAGAAGAAACAAAATCTTTGAGAAGATTATTAGTAGGTCTACCTAAAAATGTTCTTTTTATGTATGCATTTAGTTTATCTAAATCTTTATCTATCTATGGAATGAGAATAGGAGCACAAATAGCAGTTTCTTCAAGTGAAGAAGTAATTCAAGAGTTCAAAGATGCTATTTCTTTTTCATGTAGAACAACTTGGTCAAATGTCCCAAAAGGTGGAATGAAATTATTTGAAACTATAATGAAAAATCCTGAATTAAAAACTGAATTTTTAAAAGAGAAACAAGCTTATATAGATTTGTTAAAAGAAAGAGCTAATATATTTTTAACTGAAGCTAAAGAAGTAAATTTAGATATATTACCTTATAAGAGTGGATTTTTTGTTACTATTCCAATAGGAGAAACAATTGACAAGGTAATAGAAGATCTAGAAAGTCAAAATATATTTGTTATCAAATTTGATAAGGGAATAAGAATAGGTATATGTAGTGTTCCAAAAAGAAAAATAGTAGGTCTTGCTAAAAAAATAAAAGAAGCTATTGAAAAATCTAAATAA
- a CDS encoding OmpA family protein, with protein MKKRIFAVLILALLATACSGSKKVIKNTGVGVDSANKYAIEDTEASKKPLEDIIVFNQEGVTIRREGNNLILSMPELILFDFDKYAVKEGIKPSLATLAKALGENKDIHIKIDGYTDFIGTEAYNLDLSVKRARAIKDFLISKGAIGSNISIEGYGEQNPADTNQTAAGRSRNRRVEFIISRG; from the coding sequence ATGAAGAAAAGAATATTTGCTGTGCTTATACTTGCACTTTTAGCAACTGCATGTAGTGGTAGTAAAAAAGTGATTAAAAATACAGGTGTAGGAGTGGACTCAGCCAACAAATATGCTATAGAAGATACTGAAGCTAGTAAAAAACCTTTAGAAGACATTATAGTATTCAATCAAGAAGGAGTTACAATAAGAAGAGAAGGAAATAATTTAATCTTATCAATGCCTGAATTGATTTTATTTGATTTTGATAAGTATGCTGTTAAGGAAGGTATAAAACCTTCACTTGCCACACTAGCAAAAGCTTTAGGAGAAAATAAAGATATTCATATTAAAATAGACGGATATACAGATTTTATAGGTACAGAAGCTTATAACTTAGACTTATCTGTAAAAAGAGCAAGAGCAATAAAAGACTTCTTAATTTCTAAAGGAGCTATTGGTTCTAACATATCTATAGAAGGATATGGTGAACAAAATCCAGCTGACACAAACCAAACAGCTGCTGGTAGATCAAGAAATAGAAGAGTTGAATTCATTATATCAAGAGGATAA
- a CDS encoding L,D-transpeptidase family protein, whose product MKKKILLFILMIATSLNINAAQTTSFAETVNNDKIEVIATYDNEMPQEIKNIYNPKHNGEGVSYLDYVFVAARSANLREKPDPNAKVIGKYTYDMKLKLVEKVRYQGNIWYLVEDAKGNRGYIAGSQTKKRNFRFQMALDKIGDLEYFINKSVEEGATLMSVNTYAPNPSNINPQREKDKYGTSLDQNLLGISKKGERIIIPDRSVVKIIENRGDKALVRALSIPEELEVSKAKLSSYPSIKKGFRKVIAIDIENQNFIVFEKSRQTDEWQIISYVYTKTGIDSQLGYETPKGFFTVPVVKYVMPYTDETGQKQGSAKFAIRFCGGGYLHGTPINVQEETNKEFFLRQKEFTLGTTTGTRKCVRTSEGHAKFLFDWLVNNPNKDSNEQKLSEDTYFIVF is encoded by the coding sequence ATGAAAAAGAAAATTTTATTATTTATATTAATGATAGCAACATCTCTTAATATAAATGCGGCACAGACAACTTCATTTGCAGAAACAGTAAACAATGATAAAATTGAGGTTATTGCTACTTATGATAATGAAATGCCTCAAGAAATAAAAAATATTTATAATCCTAAACACAATGGAGAAGGAGTTTCTTATCTTGACTATGTCTTTGTTGCAGCAAGAAGTGCAAATTTAAGAGAAAAACCAGATCCTAATGCTAAAGTTATAGGAAAATACACTTACGATATGAAATTAAAACTTGTAGAAAAAGTTAGATATCAAGGAAATATTTGGTATTTAGTTGAAGATGCTAAGGGTAACAGAGGTTATATTGCTGGAAGTCAAACAAAGAAAAGAAATTTTAGATTCCAAATGGCTTTAGATAAAATAGGAGATTTAGAATATTTTATAAATAAATCAGTAGAAGAAGGAGCAACATTAATGAGTGTTAATACTTATGCTCCAAATCCAAGTAATATAAATCCACAAAGAGAAAAAGACAAATATGGGACATCATTAGATCAAAATTTATTAGGAATTAGTAAAAAAGGTGAGAGAATAATAATTCCTGATAGATCTGTAGTAAAAATAATAGAAAATAGAGGAGATAAAGCTTTAGTAAGAGCACTTTCAATTCCTGAAGAACTAGAAGTTTCTAAGGCTAAATTATCTTCATATCCTTCAATAAAAAAAGGATTTAGAAAAGTTATAGCAATAGATATAGAAAATCAAAACTTTATAGTATTTGAAAAATCTAGACAAACTGATGAATGGCAAATAATCAGCTATGTTTATACAAAAACTGGTATAGATAGTCAATTAGGTTATGAAACACCAAAAGGTTTCTTTACAGTTCCAGTGGTAAAATATGTTATGCCATATACAGATGAGACAGGACAAAAACAAGGTTCTGCTAAGTTTGCTATAAGATTCTGTGGTGGAGGGTACTTACATGGAACACCTATTAATGTTCAAGAAGAAACAAATAAAGAGTTTTTCTTAAGACAAAAAGAATTTACTTTAGGTACAACAACAGGAACAAGAAAATGTGTAAGAACTAGTGAAGGACATGCAAAGTTCTTATTTGATTGGCTTGTTAACAATCCTAATAAAGACTCAAATGAACAAAAATTATCAGAAGATACTTATTTTATAGTATTTTAA